Proteins encoded within one genomic window of Chlorobaculum sp. MV4-Y:
- a CDS encoding ribosome maturation factor RimP, which produces MTDDLIKKAIGETIAELSATTGEEIYVVEAAIRAGGRKIELTVDTDKGVSIDKCAKLSRAIRARLEACEEDIMLSSGEFDLMVSSPGIGEPIQVQRQYLRHLSRLIRVNYLDQEGQPKEIAGKLLEAAVGPEVEQPSITIEAVKEGRKKRTAGEPPLTLRLVDVVKVVVLTGL; this is translated from the coding sequence ATGACGGATGACTTGATAAAGAAGGCGATTGGCGAAACGATCGCTGAACTCTCTGCCACAACCGGTGAAGAGATTTACGTTGTCGAAGCCGCTATTCGCGCGGGCGGCAGGAAAATCGAGCTGACCGTCGATACCGACAAAGGGGTCAGCATTGATAAGTGTGCAAAGTTAAGCCGGGCCATCAGGGCGCGTCTTGAAGCGTGCGAAGAAGATATCATGCTTTCGAGCGGAGAGTTCGATCTTATGGTTTCATCCCCCGGCATTGGCGAGCCGATTCAGGTGCAGCGTCAGTATCTGCGTCATCTGAGCCGTCTGATCCGGGTGAACTACCTCGACCAAGAGGGGCAGCCGAAGGAGATTGCGGGCAAATTGCTCGAAGCCGCCGTTGGGCCCGAAGTCGAGCAGCCCTCGATCACCATCGAGGCCGTCAAAGAGGGCAGGAAAAAAAGAACTGCTGGTGAGCCGCCGCTGACGCTTCGCCTCGTCGATGTCGTCAAGGTGGTTGTGCTGACCGGTTTGTAG
- the gmk gene encoding guanylate kinase translates to MSAEQVSGQGRLIVFSAPSGTGKSTVAKLVMERLGSLEFSVSATTRQMRSGERDGVDYHFLSREAFEKKIAENGFIEHEFFFGNFYGTLLDKTSEAIEAGRNLLFDLDVKGALNLKRIFGDRALLVFLKPPSMEELARRLQARESESPEALKTRLERAEMELSHAGEFDFVVVNDDLGRTVDAVAARIAEFLPQP, encoded by the coding sequence ATGAGCGCAGAACAGGTTTCGGGCCAGGGCAGGCTGATCGTTTTTTCCGCCCCGTCGGGCACCGGCAAATCGACGGTGGCCAAGCTGGTGATGGAGCGTCTCGGCTCTCTCGAATTTTCAGTTTCGGCCACGACGCGCCAGATGCGCTCAGGCGAGCGTGATGGCGTCGATTACCACTTCCTGAGCCGCGAAGCGTTTGAGAAAAAGATCGCTGAAAACGGATTCATCGAACACGAGTTCTTTTTCGGTAACTTCTATGGAACGCTGCTCGACAAGACCAGCGAGGCGATCGAAGCGGGCCGCAATCTGCTTTTCGATCTCGATGTCAAGGGCGCGCTGAACCTCAAGAGGATTTTCGGGGACCGGGCGCTACTCGTTTTTCTTAAACCCCCGAGCATGGAGGAGCTTGCCCGCCGCCTGCAGGCTCGCGAAAGCGAGAGCCCCGAGGCGTTGAAGACCCGTCTCGAACGGGCGGAGATGGAGCTGTCTCATGCCGGAGAATTTGATTTTGTCGTGGTCAACGACGATCTCGGGCGCACCGTCGATGCGGTTGCGGCGCGGATCGCCGAGTTTCTTCCACAACCATAA
- the rpsO gene encoding 30S ribosomal protein S15: MGLTKEHKTEIITKFGDSATDTGKAEVQVALFTRRIADLTGHLQQHPKDKHSRRGLLMLVGKRKRVLNYLKKVDIERYRKVLAELDLRK; this comes from the coding sequence ATGGGTCTGACAAAAGAACACAAAACCGAGATTATTACGAAGTTTGGTGATTCTGCGACGGATACCGGAAAAGCGGAAGTGCAGGTTGCCCTGTTCACCCGCAGGATCGCCGATCTGACCGGTCACCTTCAGCAGCATCCCAAAGACAAACACTCACGCCGTGGCCTCTTGATGCTGGTCGGAAAACGCAAGCGCGTGCTGAACTACCTGAAGAAGGTCGATATCGAACGTTACCGCAAGGTGCTCGCCGAGCTCGATTTGCGTAAGTAA
- a CDS encoding VOC family protein translates to MNLTGINQITLRVNDVRLSEEFYAGILGFRVDHRAGANISYLRINSDMLVLVKAETPGTADARDIRVDHFGFRLASDTEVDEAAVYLDDRGVHLVTQPAHRREGRAFFVMDPDGNLIEFYSMNATGLQSPAENIDTRTASDIASDSRRELAAGSDLKKTRRSRK, encoded by the coding sequence ATGAATCTGACGGGGATTAACCAGATCACGCTTCGGGTCAACGATGTCCGGTTGTCCGAAGAGTTCTATGCCGGAATTCTCGGCTTTCGGGTCGATCACCGCGCCGGGGCAAACATCTCCTACCTCCGGATCAATTCCGACATGCTCGTGCTGGTCAAGGCGGAAACGCCGGGCACAGCCGATGCGCGCGACATCCGCGTGGATCACTTCGGATTCAGGCTGGCCTCTGACACCGAGGTGGATGAGGCCGCCGTCTATCTCGATGACCGCGGCGTGCACCTGGTGACCCAGCCCGCGCATCGCCGCGAAGGGCGCGCCTTTTTCGTGATGGATCCCGACGGCAACCTGATCGAGTTCTACTCCATGAACGCCACCGGCCTTCAGTCGCCGGCGGAAAACATTGATACCCGCACGGCCAGCGATATCGCATCAGACTCCCGCCGGGAGCTTGCCGCTGGCAGCGATCTCAAAAAAACGAGACGCTCGCGGAAGTAA
- the panD gene encoding aspartate 1-decarboxylase has product MKLHMLKSKIHNAIVTSGDLEYEGSITIDKELLDMADMIANEKVLVVNNNNGERFETYIIEGTRGLREIQLNGAAARCALPGDEIIIMTFAEMEPEEARNWKPMIVIVDRMNNPKRRHRVGSEDEYLG; this is encoded by the coding sequence ATGAAATTACACATGCTCAAATCCAAGATCCACAACGCCATAGTCACCAGTGGAGACCTGGAATACGAAGGAAGCATCACCATCGACAAAGAGCTGCTTGACATGGCCGATATGATCGCCAATGAAAAGGTGCTGGTTGTCAATAACAACAACGGTGAGCGATTCGAGACTTACATCATCGAGGGAACACGCGGACTGCGCGAAATCCAGCTTAATGGTGCGGCGGCCCGTTGCGCGCTGCCCGGCGACGAGATCATTATCATGACCTTCGCCGAAATGGAACCGGAAGAGGCGCGCAACTGGAAACCGATGATTGTCATCGTTGACCGGATGAACAATCCAAAGCGACGCCACAGGGTAGGTTCCGAAGACGAATATCTCGGCTGA
- the lptC gene encoding LPS export ABC transporter periplasmic protein LptC, protein MFSAAGCSAPKKEARTPAAAVSTKADMPSQESWNVTLVVSDNGRTKTIVSARHAAEYRQGEKQEIRLDGGINVQLINRDGTATLVTAGRGIVHDNQDIEAFDNVVIRSADNTVIRTEHITRSSSNRMIRSDKYVTISGPSRTIRGYGFESDDAMKRYRIFHASGEALSK, encoded by the coding sequence GTGTTCAGTGCCGCTGGCTGTAGCGCTCCCAAAAAGGAGGCTCGCACGCCGGCGGCTGCTGTTTCAACAAAAGCTGATATGCCTTCCCAGGAAAGCTGGAATGTCACCCTGGTGGTTTCTGACAATGGGAGAACCAAAACGATTGTCAGCGCCCGCCATGCGGCGGAATACCGTCAGGGAGAGAAACAGGAAATCCGGCTCGATGGAGGAATCAACGTACAACTGATCAACCGTGACGGCACCGCAACCCTGGTAACGGCAGGTCGAGGCATCGTGCATGACAACCAGGATATCGAAGCATTCGATAACGTCGTCATCCGTTCAGCGGACAACACGGTCATTCGCACCGAACATATCACCCGATCAAGCAGCAACCGTATGATACGGTCAGACAAATATGTCACTATTTCAGGCCCCTCCCGTACCATACGGGGCTATGGCTTTGAAAGCGATGACGCTATGAAACGGTACAGAATTTTTCATGCCAGCGGTGAAGCCTTATCAAAATAA
- the truB gene encoding tRNA pseudouridine(55) synthase TruB, producing MSEQCRMPILSEEGDYLLVDKPLDWTSFDVVAKIRGAYKRNGAKRKVGHCGTLDPKATGLLILATGRKTKTISSLELLDKAYEGTIRLGAKTASHDTESEEYDIRDVSHLDRQAILEAAASMAGERMQQPPMHSAVWHNGKRLYELARQGHEVKERKARQIEIHQFEITGIELPYVYFYTRVSKGAYIRVIAHELGELLGVGGYLKSLKRVAIGQYQLSDAMSVDAVVDEIARAASAIEE from the coding sequence ATGAGCGAACAATGCCGCATGCCCATCCTGAGCGAAGAGGGTGACTATCTGCTTGTGGACAAGCCGCTCGACTGGACCTCGTTCGACGTGGTAGCCAAAATTCGCGGCGCGTACAAGCGCAATGGCGCAAAGCGGAAGGTTGGTCACTGCGGCACGCTCGACCCGAAAGCCACCGGCCTGTTGATTCTTGCCACCGGGCGCAAAACCAAGACCATTTCATCGCTTGAACTGCTCGACAAAGCCTACGAAGGCACGATCAGGCTGGGCGCGAAAACGGCGAGCCACGACACGGAGTCGGAGGAGTACGACATCCGGGATGTTTCGCATCTTGACAGGCAGGCCATCCTTGAGGCCGCAGCATCGATGGCCGGAGAGCGGATGCAGCAGCCTCCGATGCACTCGGCGGTCTGGCACAACGGCAAGCGGCTCTACGAACTGGCGCGGCAGGGCCACGAGGTCAAGGAGCGCAAGGCTCGCCAGATCGAGATTCACCAGTTCGAGATTACCGGTATTGAGTTGCCGTATGTCTATTTTTACACCAGGGTCTCCAAGGGTGCCTATATCCGGGTGATTGCCCATGAACTGGGGGAACTGCTTGGCGTTGGCGGCTATCTCAAATCATTGAAACGGGTTGCGATTGGTCAGTACCAGCTTTCGGATGCGATGAGCGTCGATGCTGTCGTTGACGAAATAGCCCGTGCCGCTTCGGCCATCGAAGAGTAA
- the nusA gene encoding transcription termination factor NusA, which yields MPRKQLKGETQDQKAQIASAFGEIEQSKIFLEKRSESAAVKMDIADLLKEIIQKQLRKDYDPEVEANIFINPERGDFEVYILKKIVDDVDLPTIEIDINEVRKIDDSLELGDYYEEGPIKLDDYLTRKSIQIIKQSVQKKVRDLERLAVYEDCLEKVGEVVAGEVYQVRPNEVIFTYNTSKDHRVELVLPKAEMMKKDNPRRTPRMKLYVKRIEREKVNVRNDDGTVEEREKPDGGMKVIVSRVDDRFLYKLFESEVPEILDGLIVIKGIARVPGERAKVAVESTSSRIDPVGATVGYRGKRIQSIVKELNNENIDVIYYTDEPQVFIARALQPAKIDPMTVHADMKTRKARVMLKPDQIKYAIGKNGNNIHLAEKLTGYEIDVYRDVIDKSLEDPNDIDIIEFREEFGDDMIYQLLDGGLDTAKKILQGGVEKIEEALIGAPKTEELFVFNKGRKPTKLRERRISDDEKRYWKKIAETIYRTVREQFSEDEFKALLDDSRNRLLMGENMDMGESLNPEERLDEETN from the coding sequence ATGCCAAGAAAGCAGCTAAAGGGTGAAACTCAGGATCAGAAGGCGCAGATCGCCAGCGCTTTCGGGGAAATCGAGCAGTCGAAGATCTTTCTGGAAAAGCGCTCCGAGAGCGCCGCGGTCAAGATGGACATTGCCGACCTGCTCAAGGAGATCATCCAGAAACAGCTCAGGAAAGATTACGATCCCGAGGTTGAGGCCAATATCTTCATCAATCCCGAGCGTGGCGATTTCGAGGTGTATATTCTGAAGAAAATTGTCGATGACGTCGATCTTCCGACCATCGAAATCGATATTAACGAGGTTCGCAAGATCGACGATTCACTTGAACTCGGCGATTATTACGAAGAGGGGCCGATCAAGCTCGATGACTACCTGACCCGCAAGTCGATCCAGATCATCAAGCAGTCGGTGCAGAAAAAAGTGCGCGACCTGGAGCGCCTGGCCGTTTACGAGGACTGCCTCGAAAAGGTCGGCGAGGTGGTGGCCGGTGAGGTTTACCAGGTCAGGCCGAACGAGGTGATCTTCACCTACAACACCTCCAAGGATCACCGCGTCGAGCTGGTGCTGCCGAAGGCGGAGATGATGAAAAAGGACAATCCGCGCCGCACGCCGCGCATGAAGCTGTACGTCAAGCGCATCGAGCGAGAGAAGGTGAATGTGCGCAACGACGACGGCACCGTCGAGGAGCGCGAGAAGCCGGACGGCGGCATGAAGGTGATCGTTTCGCGCGTTGATGACCGCTTCCTTTACAAGCTTTTTGAAAGCGAGGTTCCCGAGATTCTCGATGGCCTGATCGTCATCAAGGGCATCGCCCGTGTGCCGGGCGAGCGTGCCAAGGTGGCTGTTGAATCGACCAGCTCGCGCATCGACCCGGTCGGCGCGACGGTGGGCTATCGCGGCAAGCGCATCCAGAGCATCGTCAAGGAGTTGAACAACGAGAACATCGACGTTATCTACTACACCGACGAGCCGCAGGTTTTCATTGCCCGCGCGCTTCAGCCAGCCAAGATCGATCCGATGACTGTGCACGCCGACATGAAGACCCGCAAGGCGCGCGTCATGCTGAAGCCCGACCAGATCAAGTACGCCATCGGCAAGAACGGCAACAACATCCATCTGGCCGAAAAGCTGACCGGTTACGAAATCGATGTTTATCGCGACGTGATCGACAAGTCGCTCGAAGATCCGAACGACATCGATATCATCGAGTTCCGGGAAGAGTTTGGCGACGACATGATCTACCAGCTGCTCGATGGCGGCCTCGACACGGCAAAAAAGATTTTGCAAGGGGGCGTCGAAAAGATCGAGGAGGCGCTGATCGGTGCCCCGAAAACCGAAGAGCTGTTTGTTTTCAACAAGGGGCGCAAGCCCACAAAGCTTCGTGAGCGCAGGATTTCCGACGATGAGAAGCGGTACTGGAAGAAGATTGCCGAAACGATTTACCGCACGGTGCGTGAGCAGTTCAGCGAGGATGAGTTCAAGGCGCTCCTCGACGACAGCCGCAACAGGTTGCTCATGGGCGAGAACATGGATATGGGCGAGAGCCTGAATCCTGAAGAGCGCTTGGACGAAGAAACAAACTGA
- a CDS encoding 6-phosphofructokinase — protein sequence MHIGVLTGGGDAPGINACIKTIVTISAEKGYRVTGIRRGWNGLLAFDPDDPASRAEHIADLDSGLVRRIDRTGGTLLHTSRINPGNLKKNEIPPFLRNSPHLLRTGLHHSGNFDLTDHVLRSIDALGLDVIIVIGGDDTIGYADHLAKAGVKVIGVPKTMDNDVYGSDYCIGFGTAVTRSVQYIHQLRTSSGSHERITIVELFGRSTGETCLVSAYLAGVDRALIPEVPFDPETLADYVIQDKAANPSQYAMIAISEGARMIGSKMIEYCGRRYDEDGHEPAGIGQLTRETISMLTGQDVICQPLGYLMRSGIPDALDLMVGFNFAQLAVELIAEGTFGVMVALQQGIYTCLPLAEVSANTKQVDISELYDLCYYRPKMRSVMGKPMFLY from the coding sequence ATGCATATCGGTGTTTTGACCGGCGGCGGCGACGCTCCCGGTATCAACGCGTGCATCAAGACCATCGTAACGATCAGTGCCGAGAAGGGTTACCGGGTGACCGGTATCCGCCGGGGCTGGAATGGCCTTCTGGCGTTTGATCCCGATGATCCGGCATCCCGCGCGGAGCATATCGCCGATCTTGATTCCGGGCTTGTCCGCAGAATCGATCGTACCGGCGGCACCTTGCTTCACACCAGCCGCATCAATCCCGGCAACCTCAAAAAAAACGAGATTCCCCCGTTTCTTCGCAACTCGCCACACCTGTTGCGCACGGGCTTGCATCACTCCGGAAACTTTGATCTGACCGATCATGTGCTGCGGAGTATTGATGCGCTCGGCCTGGATGTCATCATTGTCATCGGTGGTGACGACACAATCGGCTACGCCGATCACCTGGCCAAAGCTGGTGTCAAGGTGATTGGCGTGCCAAAGACGATGGACAACGATGTTTATGGCTCGGACTATTGCATCGGTTTCGGCACGGCCGTCACCCGCAGTGTCCAGTACATTCACCAGCTCCGTACCAGCTCCGGTTCGCACGAGCGCATCACCATTGTCGAGCTGTTCGGACGCAGCACCGGAGAGACCTGCCTCGTCAGTGCCTACCTGGCCGGTGTTGATCGCGCCCTCATTCCGGAAGTCCCTTTCGACCCCGAAACTCTCGCTGATTATGTCATTCAGGACAAGGCAGCCAATCCGAGCCAATATGCCATGATTGCTATCAGTGAAGGCGCGCGGATGATTGGCAGCAAGATGATCGAATATTGCGGACGGCGGTACGACGAGGATGGCCATGAGCCTGCCGGAATTGGCCAATTGACCCGCGAAACCATCTCGATGTTGACTGGGCAGGATGTCATTTGCCAGCCGCTTGGCTATCTGATGCGTTCAGGTATTCCAGATGCTCTGGATCTGATGGTCGGCTTCAATTTTGCACAGCTGGCCGTGGAGCTGATCGCGGAAGGCACCTTCGGCGTCATGGTGGCGCTTCAGCAGGGTATCTACACCTGTCTTCCGCTTGCAGAGGTGTCGGCGAACACCAAGCAGGTCGATATCAGCGAACTGTACGACCTGTGCTACTATCGTCCGAAGATGCGAAGCGTCATGGGCAAGCCGATGTTTCTTTATTAA
- a CDS encoding YicC/YloC family endoribonuclease — protein MLESMTGYGSAERSEKGMKVLVELRSVNNRFAEIGVKLPRQLLSWELEVRELIRASFQRGKISAFVQLQLEEAEQLPVTVNPSKVRAYKSLLETVRREAEIEAPVTLDHVLRFSEIFESDHTILEHPDEIWPIAQSALIEAIGNLKEMRQKEGEELAADFLSRIDEIERTLKDIREIAADNLETIRKRLASKISAIAGRDVEYSKDRLEMEIVIAAEKLDITEECIRFNSHNKFFIEELNNSSSGSGRKLNFLLQEQLREANTIASKSQNADISQKVVHIKEELEKVREQLQNIE, from the coding sequence ATGTTGGAAAGCATGACCGGATACGGCAGTGCCGAGCGTTCGGAAAAGGGTATGAAGGTGCTTGTCGAACTTCGCTCGGTCAACAATCGTTTTGCCGAAATCGGGGTCAAGCTGCCCAGGCAGCTGCTGTCGTGGGAGCTGGAGGTCAGGGAGTTGATCCGCGCCAGTTTCCAGCGAGGCAAAATATCGGCTTTTGTCCAGCTTCAGCTCGAAGAGGCCGAGCAGTTACCGGTGACTGTAAACCCTTCAAAAGTGAGGGCCTACAAGTCTCTTCTTGAAACCGTCCGCCGGGAGGCGGAAATCGAAGCTCCGGTCACCCTCGATCATGTCCTTCGCTTTTCCGAAATTTTCGAGTCGGACCATACCATTCTGGAGCACCCGGACGAAATCTGGCCTATCGCCCAGTCAGCGCTTATTGAGGCTATTGGTAATCTCAAGGAGATGCGCCAGAAAGAGGGCGAAGAGCTTGCGGCTGACTTTCTGTCGAGGATCGACGAAATCGAACGCACGCTCAAAGATATTCGCGAGATTGCCGCGGACAATCTCGAAACGATCCGCAAACGGCTGGCCTCCAAAATCAGCGCGATTGCCGGTCGCGATGTCGAGTACAGCAAGGATCGCCTTGAAATGGAGATCGTCATTGCTGCCGAGAAACTCGATATTACCGAGGAGTGCATTCGTTTCAACAGCCACAACAAGTTTTTCATTGAAGAGCTGAACAACAGTTCGAGCGGCTCTGGTCGCAAGCTCAATTTCCTCCTGCAGGAGCAGCTCCGCGAGGCTAACACCATCGCTTCGAAATCGCAGAATGCGGACATTTCGCAGAAGGTGGTACACATCAAGGAGGAACTCGAAAAGGTCAGGGAGCAGCTGCAAAACATCGAATAA
- the rbfA gene encoding 30S ribosome-binding factor RbfA — protein MSIRTDKVSSLLQRELSAIFEKELPRSGPLVTVTEVRITADLGIARVYVSVIGSEAQRAEVMEYLDAENKMIRKTLSAKIRHQFRRIPELEFYEDRLFEQANRIEQLLKSVKPARDQEQP, from the coding sequence ATGTCAATACGTACCGATAAAGTCTCCTCGCTGTTGCAGCGGGAGTTGAGTGCTATTTTCGAGAAAGAGCTGCCAAGAAGCGGGCCGCTGGTTACCGTGACCGAGGTGAGGATTACGGCCGATCTTGGCATCGCCAGGGTTTATGTGTCGGTGATCGGTTCGGAAGCGCAGCGAGCAGAGGTGATGGAGTATCTGGATGCCGAAAACAAGATGATCCGCAAGACGCTCTCTGCGAAAATCCGCCACCAGTTCAGGCGGATTCCTGAGCTTGAGTTCTATGAAGACCGTCTGTTCGAGCAGGCCAACCGGATCGAGCAACTGCTCAAATCGGTCAAGCCTGCCCGGGATCAAGAGCAGCCGTAA
- a CDS encoding sugar phosphate nucleotidyltransferase translates to MSLAIVIMAAGKGTRMKSDLPKVLHKANGKPLVAYVIEKSQALDPDKIVLIIGHQAELVRTATATFPVDYALQEPQLGTGHAVMQAEPFLKDFEGEIVILSGDAPLFTGRTLRKLIDFHRSRQAVATVLTAEMDNPTGYGRIIRSDAGEEVLKIVEQKDATEEEKAVTEINSGVYVFNATELFSALHGITNKNAQGEYYLTDVFGICFGKGKKVCAFKVADANEIRGINTPEQLREAEQLLQGDEYL, encoded by the coding sequence ATGAGTCTGGCAATCGTCATCATGGCCGCCGGTAAAGGCACGCGAATGAAATCGGATCTCCCGAAGGTACTGCACAAGGCCAACGGCAAGCCGCTCGTGGCGTATGTCATCGAAAAATCGCAGGCGCTCGATCCCGACAAGATTGTCCTCATCATCGGCCATCAGGCAGAGCTGGTCCGAACAGCAACCGCCACGTTCCCGGTCGATTATGCCTTGCAGGAGCCTCAACTCGGTACAGGCCACGCCGTCATGCAGGCTGAACCGTTTCTGAAGGATTTTGAGGGAGAGATTGTCATCCTCTCGGGAGACGCACCACTTTTCACCGGGCGCACACTCAGAAAACTGATCGACTTCCACCGTTCGCGGCAAGCTGTCGCCACAGTACTGACCGCCGAGATGGACAATCCAACAGGATACGGGCGGATCATCAGAAGTGATGCGGGTGAAGAGGTGCTCAAAATCGTCGAGCAGAAGGACGCCACGGAGGAAGAAAAAGCGGTAACTGAAATCAATTCAGGCGTGTATGTGTTCAACGCTACCGAGCTGTTTTCCGCCTTGCACGGCATCACCAACAAAAACGCCCAGGGAGAGTACTACCTCACCGATGTGTTCGGAATCTGCTTCGGAAAAGGCAAAAAGGTGTGCGCCTTCAAGGTAGCCGACGCCAACGAAATCCGCGGTATCAACACACCTGAACAGCTCAGGGAAGCTGAACAACTCCTCCAAGGCGACGAGTATTTGTGA
- a CDS encoding bifunctional riboflavin kinase/FAD synthetase, which translates to MRVVVLQGDTVLDSVTGLPIQLSPEPSAVTIGSFDGLHVGHRKIVGSMIGHARELGLRSVVVTFEPHPRIVLEGSDGCPVRLLTTFDEKISQFGSMPIDLLFVVRFDRQFASKSSEAFIREVLVKMLGARHVTVGYDHGFGKRRSGNEETLHTLGAECGFSVDVVGEVIVAGSPVSSTRIRGLLEAAKIRDANECLGAPYAISGMVVEGDKLGRAIGFPTVNLALPDRCKMVPAHGVYAASVEIDGREYSAMMNIGRRPTISADGEVRVEAHIIGFSGDLYGRFLIVRMLDFIREERRFASIDELRAQLELDKKEAGFCKK; encoded by the coding sequence ATGCGCGTCGTAGTTTTGCAGGGCGATACGGTCCTTGATTCCGTAACCGGTTTACCGATTCAGCTTTCACCGGAGCCATCGGCGGTGACCATCGGTTCGTTCGACGGACTGCATGTCGGCCATCGGAAGATTGTCGGTTCCATGATCGGACACGCCAGAGAGCTGGGTCTCAGAAGCGTCGTGGTGACCTTCGAGCCGCATCCGAGAATCGTGCTCGAAGGTAGCGATGGCTGTCCGGTGCGCTTGCTGACAACCTTCGACGAGAAGATCAGTCAGTTCGGCTCGATGCCGATTGACCTGCTCTTCGTGGTGCGTTTCGACCGGCAGTTCGCCTCGAAAAGCTCCGAAGCGTTTATCCGCGAAGTGCTGGTGAAGATGCTCGGCGCGCGCCATGTCACCGTCGGCTATGACCACGGCTTCGGCAAACGGCGGAGTGGCAACGAAGAGACGCTGCACACGCTTGGCGCGGAGTGCGGTTTCAGCGTCGATGTGGTCGGCGAAGTGATCGTTGCCGGTTCGCCGGTATCGAGCACCCGGATCAGGGGATTGCTTGAAGCGGCAAAGATACGGGATGCCAACGAATGTCTCGGGGCGCCGTACGCGATTAGCGGCATGGTGGTCGAAGGCGACAAACTTGGTCGCGCCATCGGATTTCCGACAGTTAATCTCGCCCTTCCCGACCGTTGCAAAATGGTTCCGGCCCATGGAGTCTACGCCGCCAGTGTCGAGATCGACGGCAGGGAGTACTCTGCCATGATGAACATTGGCCGTCGTCCGACCATATCGGCAGATGGCGAGGTGAGGGTTGAGGCTCACATCATCGGGTTTTCAGGTGATTTGTATGGACGGTTTCTGATCGTGAGGATGCTCGATTTTATCAGGGAAGAGAGGCGCTTCGCCTCAATCGACGAACTCCGGGCGCAGCTCGAACTCGATAAAAAAGAGGCGGGATTCTGCAAGAAATAA
- a CDS encoding OmpH family outer membrane protein has translation MSDFKGIKKAVSGFLFMSLTLGMTFSAPQAFAADNAQKIGVVDYGKIFQMMPETKAADQTLQTMKNQSGAELAKQQSALQSAIQAYQKGGKPNAVKEKELRTQQENLQKSAMEKQRLLAQKEQALITPIRQKIDATVAAVAKKTVIA, from the coding sequence ATGTCAGATTTCAAAGGAATCAAGAAAGCGGTATCAGGATTTCTGTTCATGTCGCTCACGCTCGGCATGACCTTCTCGGCTCCACAGGCTTTTGCTGCCGATAATGCCCAGAAAATAGGCGTGGTCGATTATGGCAAGATTTTCCAGATGATGCCGGAAACCAAAGCCGCCGACCAGACCCTCCAGACGATGAAAAACCAGAGCGGCGCAGAGCTTGCCAAACAGCAGAGCGCGCTCCAGAGCGCCATCCAGGCTTATCAGAAAGGAGGGAAACCAAACGCAGTCAAAGAGAAAGAGCTGCGCACTCAACAGGAGAACCTGCAGAAAAGCGCCATGGAAAAACAGAGGCTGCTCGCTCAGAAGGAGCAGGCACTTATCACCCCTATCCGTCAGAAAATTGACGCTACCGTTGCCGCTGTCGCTAAAAAGACGGTTATAGCATGA